The stretch of DNA CGCCCCTCCACCAGCAGCCCGGTCAGCGCCGCGACCAGCGGCATGTGGCTGACCAGCATCAGCGGGCGGTCGTCGGGCTCACCGAGCAGCCAGTCCACCACCGCCTCGGGCGGGTCGTCGGGGGTGATCAGCGCCAGGGTCTCTACCTCGAGCCCCAGCGGTTCGGCGATCCGCTGCGCGGTCTGGCGGGCCCGCACATAGGGGCTCGCCACCAGGCGCAGGCGCGTCGCGTCGAGGTCGCCGCGGGAGGCGAGCCAACGTCCCATGCGCTCCGCCTCGCGCTCGCCCCGCTCGGTGAGGGTGCGCTCGGCATCCGGCCGGCCGGGGCCGGCCTCGCCGTGGCGCATGATCAGCAGCCGCTCGGCCCATCGTTCGGTCATGCTGCTCCC from Halomonas aestuarii encodes:
- the sixA gene encoding phosphohistidine phosphatase SixA → MTERWAERLLIMRHGEAGPGRPDAERTLTERGEREAERMGRWLASRGDLDATRLRLVASPYVRARQTAQRIAEPLGLEVETLALITPDDPPEAVVDWLLGEPDDRPLMLVSHMPLVAALTGLLVEGRTDRGPGFTTAAVAELTAEVRAAGCARLLRLVSPADINDQEVP